From Camelus dromedarius isolate mCamDro1 chromosome 2, mCamDro1.pat, whole genome shotgun sequence, one genomic window encodes:
- the RPL15 gene encoding large ribosomal subunit protein eL15, whose translation MGAYKYIQELWRKKQSDVMRFLLRVRCWQYRQLSALHRAPRPTRPDKARRLGYKAKQGYVIYRIRVRRGGRKRPVPKGATYGKPVHHGVNQLKFARSLQSVAEERAGRHCGALRVLNSYWVGEDSTYKFFEVILIDPFHKAIRRNPDTQWITKPVHKHREMRGLTSAGRKSRGLGKGHKFHHTIGGSRRAAWRRRNTLQLHRYR comes from the exons ATGGGCGCTTACAAGTACATCCAGGAGCTATGGAGGAAGAAGCAGTCCGATGTCATGCGCTTTCTTCTCAGGGTGCGCTGTTGGCAATACCGCCAGCTCTCGGCGCTGCACagggccccccgccccacccGGCCCGATAAGGCGCGCCGGCTGGGATACAAGGCCAAGCAAG gtTATGTCATATACCGCATTCGTGTGCGCCGTGGTGGCCGCAAACGCCCCGTTCCTAAGGGTGCTACCTACGGCAAGCCTGTCCACCATGGTGTTAACCAGCTAAAGTTTGCTCGGAGCCTTCAGTCTGTCGCCGAG GAGCGAGCTGGACGCCACTGTGGGGCTCTGCGGGTCCTGAATTCTTACTGGGTTGGTGAAGATTCTACATACAAATTCTTTGAGGTTATCCTCATTGATCCATTCCATAAAGCTATCAGAAGAAATCCTGACACCCAGTGGATCACCAAACCAGTCCACAAGCACAGAGAAATGCGAGGGCTGACATCCGCAGGCCGAAAGAGCCGTGGGCTTGGAAAGGGCCACAAGTTCCACCACACTATTGGTGGTTCTCGCCGTGCAGCTTGGAGAAGGCGCAATACTCTCCAGCTCCACCGTTACCGCTGA